One window of Perca flavescens isolate YP-PL-M2 chromosome 15, PFLA_1.0, whole genome shotgun sequence genomic DNA carries:
- the kpnb1 gene encoding importin subunit beta-1 isoform X1, producing the protein MELITILEKTVSPDRNELEAAQKFLEQAAIENLPTFLVELSKVLANPGNTQVARVAAGLQVKNSLTSKDPDVKTQYQQRWLAIDGNARREIKNYVLQTLGTETYRPSSASQCVAGIACAEIPVNQWPELIPQLVANVTDPSSTEHMKESTLEAIGYICQDIDPEQLQENANQILTAIIQGMRKEEPSNNVKLAATNALLNSLEFTKANFDKETERHFIMQVVCEATQCPDTRVRVAALQNLVKIMSLYYQYMETYMGPALFAITIEAMKSDIDEVALQGIEFWSNVCDEEMDLAIEASEVCASEQGRPPEHTSKFYAKGALQYLVPILTQTLTKQDENDDDDDWNPCKAAGVCLMLLATCCEDDVVPHVLPFIKEHIKHPDWRYRDASVMAFGSILEGPELNQLKPLVIQAMPTLIELMKDPSVVVRDTTAWTVGRICELLPEAAINDVYLAPLLQCLIEGLGAEPRVASNVCWAFSSLAEAAYEATDAAEDAEEPSTYCLSSSFEIIVQKLLETTDRPDGHQNNLRSAAYEALMEIVKNSAKDCYPAVQKTTLVIMERLQQVLQMESHIQSTSDRIQFNDLQSLLCATLQNVLRKVQHQDALQISDVVMASLLRMFQSTAGSGGVQEDALMAVSTLVEVLGSDFQKYMDAFKPFLGIGLKNYAEYQVCLAAVGLVCDLCRALMSNILPFCDEIMQLLLENLGNENVHRSVKPQILSAFGDIALAIGGEFKKYLDIVLDTLQQASQAQVDKTDYDMVDYLNELREGCLEAYTGIIQGLKGDQENVHPDVMLVQPRVEFILSFIHHIAEDEDHSDGVVANAAGLIGDLCTAFGKDVMKLVELRPLINDLLTEGRRSKTTKTKTLATWATKELRKLKSQA; encoded by the exons ATCGGAATGAACTGGAGGCGGCGCAGAAGTTTCTGGAGCAGGCGGCGATAGAGAACCTG CCTACATTCCTGGTGGAGTTGTCCAAAGTGTTGGCCAACCCGGGGAACACGCAGGTGGCTCGCGTTGCTGCCGGTCTGCAGGTGAAGAACTCTCTGACGTCCAAAGACCCCGACGTGAAGACGCAGTACCAGCAGAGATGGCTGGCCATCGACGGCAACGCTCGCCGCGAGATCAAGAACTAC GTTTTACAGACTCTGGGCACGGAGACGTACCGGCCCAGCTCGGCGTCGCAGTGCGTCGCCGGCATCGCCTGCGCTGAGATCCCCGTTAACCAGTGGCCCGAGCTGATCCCACAGCTGGTGGCCAACGTCACGGACCCGTCCAGCACCGAACACATGAAGGAGTCCACGTTGGAGGCCATCGGGTACATCTGCCAGGACATC GACCCGGAGCAGCTGCAGGAGAACGCCAACCAGATCCTGACGGCCATCATCCAGGGCATGAGGAAGGAGGAGCCCAGTAACAACGTGAAGCTGGCCGCGACTAACGCTCTGCTCAACTCGCTGGAGTTCACTAAAGCCAACTTTGACAAGGAG ACGGAGAGACACTTCATCATGCAGGTGGTGTGTGAAGCGACGCAGTGTCCCGACACCAGA gtgcgtGTGGCGGCCTTACAGAACCTGGTGAAGATCATGTCTCTGTATTATCAGTACATGGAGACGTACATGGGACCAGCGCTGTTCGCG ATCACCATTGAGGCGATGAAGAGCGATATAGATGAGgtggcactgcagggcattgaGTTCTGGTCCAACGTGTGTGACGAGGAGATGGACCTGGCCATTGAGGCCTCAGAGGTCTGT GCCTCGGAGCAGGGACGCCCCCCCGAGCACACCAGCAAGTTCTACGCTAAAGGTGCTCTGCAGTACCTGGTCCCCATCCTGACGCAGACACTCACCAAACAG GACGAGAACGACGACGATGACGACTGGAACCCGTGCAAGGCGGCGGGCGTGTGTCTGATGCTGCTGGCCACCTGCTGCGAGGACGACGTGGTTCCTCACGTCCTGCCTTTCATCAAAGAACACATCAAACACCCCGATTGGCGCTACAGAGACGCCTCCGTCATGGCCTTCGGATCCATTCTGGAAGGACCCGAACTAAACCAACTAAAACCCCTCGTCATACAG GCAATGCCGACGCTGATCGAGCTGATGAAGGACCCCAGCGTGGTGGTGAGGGACACCACGGCGTGGACGGTGGGGAGGATCTGCGAGCTGCTGCCTGAAGCCGCCATCAACGACGTTTACCTGGCGCCGCTGCTGCAGTGTCTGATCGAAGGCCTGGGGGCCGAGCCCCGAGTCGCCTCCAACGTCTGCTGG GCTTTCTCATCCCTGGCTGAAGCAGCATATGAAGCCACGGATGCCGCAGAGGACGCAGAGGAGCCCAGCACCTACTGTCTGTCCTCGTCCTTCGAGATCATCGTCCAGAAACTTTTGGAGACCACAGACAG ACCGGACGGTCACCAGAACAACCTTCGCTCTGCAGCCTACGAGGCTCTGATGGAGATCGTCAAGAACAGCGCCAAGGACTGTTACCCCGCGGTGCAGAAAACCACGCTGGTCATCATGGAGAGGCTGCAGCAGGTCCTGCAGATGGAg TCTCACATCCAGAGCACCTCGGACAGAATCCAGTTCAACGACCTGCAGTCGCTGCTGTGTGCCACTCTACAG AACGTCCTGCGTAAAGTGCAGCATCAGGATGCCCTGCAGATCTCAGACGTGGTGATGGCGTCTCTGCTCCGGATGTTTCAGAGCACCGCCGGCTCTGGGGGAGTCCAGGAGGACGCTCTGATGGCCGTGTCTACGCTGGTGGAAG ttctAGGCAGCGACTTCCAGAAATACATGGATGCCTTCAAGCCTTTCCTGGGAATCGGACTGAAGAACTACGCTGAGTATcag GTCTGTCTGGCGGCTGTGGGTCTGGTGTGTGACCTGTGCAGAGCTCTTATGTCCAACATCCTGCCGTTCTGTGACGAGATCatgcagctgctgctggagaaccTCGGG aacGAGAACGTGCACCGGTCGGTGAAGCCTCAGATCCTGTCGGCGTTCGGCGACATTGCTCTGGCCATCGGAGGAGAGTTTAAGAAATACCTGGACATCGTCCTGGACACGCTGCAGCAGGCATCTCAGGCACAGGTGGacaag acgGACTACGACATGGTGGACTACCTGAATGAGTTGAGGGAGGGCTGTCTGGAGGCGTACACCGGCATCATCCAGGGCCTGAAGGGGGACCAGGAGAACGTGCACC CTGATGTGATGTTGGTTCAGCCCCGGGTGGAGTTTATTCTCTCCTTCATCCATCACATCGCCGAGGATGAAGATCACTCAGACGGAGTGGTGGCCAATGCTGCTGGACTCATCgg GGACCTGTGCACGGCGTTTGGTAAAGACGTGATGAAGCTGGTGGAGTTGCGTCCTCTCATCAACGACCTGCTGACGGAGGGCCGGCGCTCCAAAACCACCAAGACCAAAACGCTGGCCACCTGGGCCACCAAGGAGCTCCGCAAGCTCAAGAGCCAGGCCTG A
- the kpnb1 gene encoding importin subunit beta-1 isoform X2 — protein MELITILEKTVSPDRNELEAAQKFLEQAAIENLPTFLVELSKVLANPGNTQVARVAAGLQVKNSLTSKDPDVKTQYQQRWLAIDGNARREIKNYVLQTLGTETYRPSSASQCVAGIACAEIPVNQWPELIPQLVANVTDPSSTEHMKESTLEAIGYICQDIDPEQLQENANQILTAIIQGMRKEEPSNNVKLAATNALLNSLEFTKANFDKETERHFIMQVVCEATQCPDTRVRVAALQNLVKIMSLYYQYMETYMGPALFAITIEAMKSDIDEVALQGIEFWSNVCDEEMDLAIEASEASEQGRPPEHTSKFYAKGALQYLVPILTQTLTKQDENDDDDDWNPCKAAGVCLMLLATCCEDDVVPHVLPFIKEHIKHPDWRYRDASVMAFGSILEGPELNQLKPLVIQAMPTLIELMKDPSVVVRDTTAWTVGRICELLPEAAINDVYLAPLLQCLIEGLGAEPRVASNVCWAFSSLAEAAYEATDAAEDAEEPSTYCLSSSFEIIVQKLLETTDRPDGHQNNLRSAAYEALMEIVKNSAKDCYPAVQKTTLVIMERLQQVLQMESHIQSTSDRIQFNDLQSLLCATLQNVLRKVQHQDALQISDVVMASLLRMFQSTAGSGGVQEDALMAVSTLVEVLGSDFQKYMDAFKPFLGIGLKNYAEYQVCLAAVGLVCDLCRALMSNILPFCDEIMQLLLENLGNENVHRSVKPQILSAFGDIALAIGGEFKKYLDIVLDTLQQASQAQVDKTDYDMVDYLNELREGCLEAYTGIIQGLKGDQENVHPDVMLVQPRVEFILSFIHHIAEDEDHSDGVVANAAGLIGDLCTAFGKDVMKLVELRPLINDLLTEGRRSKTTKTKTLATWATKELRKLKSQA, from the exons ATCGGAATGAACTGGAGGCGGCGCAGAAGTTTCTGGAGCAGGCGGCGATAGAGAACCTG CCTACATTCCTGGTGGAGTTGTCCAAAGTGTTGGCCAACCCGGGGAACACGCAGGTGGCTCGCGTTGCTGCCGGTCTGCAGGTGAAGAACTCTCTGACGTCCAAAGACCCCGACGTGAAGACGCAGTACCAGCAGAGATGGCTGGCCATCGACGGCAACGCTCGCCGCGAGATCAAGAACTAC GTTTTACAGACTCTGGGCACGGAGACGTACCGGCCCAGCTCGGCGTCGCAGTGCGTCGCCGGCATCGCCTGCGCTGAGATCCCCGTTAACCAGTGGCCCGAGCTGATCCCACAGCTGGTGGCCAACGTCACGGACCCGTCCAGCACCGAACACATGAAGGAGTCCACGTTGGAGGCCATCGGGTACATCTGCCAGGACATC GACCCGGAGCAGCTGCAGGAGAACGCCAACCAGATCCTGACGGCCATCATCCAGGGCATGAGGAAGGAGGAGCCCAGTAACAACGTGAAGCTGGCCGCGACTAACGCTCTGCTCAACTCGCTGGAGTTCACTAAAGCCAACTTTGACAAGGAG ACGGAGAGACACTTCATCATGCAGGTGGTGTGTGAAGCGACGCAGTGTCCCGACACCAGA gtgcgtGTGGCGGCCTTACAGAACCTGGTGAAGATCATGTCTCTGTATTATCAGTACATGGAGACGTACATGGGACCAGCGCTGTTCGCG ATCACCATTGAGGCGATGAAGAGCGATATAGATGAGgtggcactgcagggcattgaGTTCTGGTCCAACGTGTGTGACGAGGAGATGGACCTGGCCATTGAGGCCTCAGAG GCCTCGGAGCAGGGACGCCCCCCCGAGCACACCAGCAAGTTCTACGCTAAAGGTGCTCTGCAGTACCTGGTCCCCATCCTGACGCAGACACTCACCAAACAG GACGAGAACGACGACGATGACGACTGGAACCCGTGCAAGGCGGCGGGCGTGTGTCTGATGCTGCTGGCCACCTGCTGCGAGGACGACGTGGTTCCTCACGTCCTGCCTTTCATCAAAGAACACATCAAACACCCCGATTGGCGCTACAGAGACGCCTCCGTCATGGCCTTCGGATCCATTCTGGAAGGACCCGAACTAAACCAACTAAAACCCCTCGTCATACAG GCAATGCCGACGCTGATCGAGCTGATGAAGGACCCCAGCGTGGTGGTGAGGGACACCACGGCGTGGACGGTGGGGAGGATCTGCGAGCTGCTGCCTGAAGCCGCCATCAACGACGTTTACCTGGCGCCGCTGCTGCAGTGTCTGATCGAAGGCCTGGGGGCCGAGCCCCGAGTCGCCTCCAACGTCTGCTGG GCTTTCTCATCCCTGGCTGAAGCAGCATATGAAGCCACGGATGCCGCAGAGGACGCAGAGGAGCCCAGCACCTACTGTCTGTCCTCGTCCTTCGAGATCATCGTCCAGAAACTTTTGGAGACCACAGACAG ACCGGACGGTCACCAGAACAACCTTCGCTCTGCAGCCTACGAGGCTCTGATGGAGATCGTCAAGAACAGCGCCAAGGACTGTTACCCCGCGGTGCAGAAAACCACGCTGGTCATCATGGAGAGGCTGCAGCAGGTCCTGCAGATGGAg TCTCACATCCAGAGCACCTCGGACAGAATCCAGTTCAACGACCTGCAGTCGCTGCTGTGTGCCACTCTACAG AACGTCCTGCGTAAAGTGCAGCATCAGGATGCCCTGCAGATCTCAGACGTGGTGATGGCGTCTCTGCTCCGGATGTTTCAGAGCACCGCCGGCTCTGGGGGAGTCCAGGAGGACGCTCTGATGGCCGTGTCTACGCTGGTGGAAG ttctAGGCAGCGACTTCCAGAAATACATGGATGCCTTCAAGCCTTTCCTGGGAATCGGACTGAAGAACTACGCTGAGTATcag GTCTGTCTGGCGGCTGTGGGTCTGGTGTGTGACCTGTGCAGAGCTCTTATGTCCAACATCCTGCCGTTCTGTGACGAGATCatgcagctgctgctggagaaccTCGGG aacGAGAACGTGCACCGGTCGGTGAAGCCTCAGATCCTGTCGGCGTTCGGCGACATTGCTCTGGCCATCGGAGGAGAGTTTAAGAAATACCTGGACATCGTCCTGGACACGCTGCAGCAGGCATCTCAGGCACAGGTGGacaag acgGACTACGACATGGTGGACTACCTGAATGAGTTGAGGGAGGGCTGTCTGGAGGCGTACACCGGCATCATCCAGGGCCTGAAGGGGGACCAGGAGAACGTGCACC CTGATGTGATGTTGGTTCAGCCCCGGGTGGAGTTTATTCTCTCCTTCATCCATCACATCGCCGAGGATGAAGATCACTCAGACGGAGTGGTGGCCAATGCTGCTGGACTCATCgg GGACCTGTGCACGGCGTTTGGTAAAGACGTGATGAAGCTGGTGGAGTTGCGTCCTCTCATCAACGACCTGCTGACGGAGGGCCGGCGCTCCAAAACCACCAAGACCAAAACGCTGGCCACCTGGGCCACCAAGGAGCTCCGCAAGCTCAAGAGCCAGGCCTG A